A part of Streptomyces sp. NBC_01497 genomic DNA contains:
- the rpsT gene encoding 30S ribosomal protein S20 has translation MANIKSQIKRNKTNEKARLRNKAVKSSLKTAIRKTREAAAAGDVEKATAAARLASRELDKAASKGVIHKNAAANKKSALASTVNGLQG, from the coding sequence GTGGCGAACATCAAGTCCCAGATCAAGCGGAACAAGACGAACGAGAAGGCGCGCCTGCGCAACAAGGCCGTCAAGTCCTCCCTGAAGACCGCGATCCGCAAGACCCGTGAGGCCGCTGCGGCCGGCGACGTCGAGAAGGCCACCGCGGCCGCCCGCCTCGCCTCCCGCGAGCTCGACAAGGCCGCGTCGAAGGGCGTCATCCACAAGAACGCCGCCGCCAACAAGAAGTCGGCGCTGGCGTCCACCGTGAACGGCCTCCAGGGCTGA
- the hemW gene encoding radical SAM family heme chaperone HemW, which translates to MPSALPDGDPVPETGELPASALVGAADRPLGFYLHVPYCATRCGYCDFNTYTATELRGSGGVLASRDNYAGILADEVRLARKVLGDDPRPVRTVFVGGGTPTLLDPADLVGMLAAVRDEFGLADDAEITTEANPESVDPAYLAALREGGFNRVSFGMQSARQDVLRILERNHTPGRPEACVAEARAAGFEHVNLDLIYGTPGESDDDWRASLDAAVGAGPDHVSAYALIVEEGTRLARRIRRGEIPMTDDDEHADRYLIADEVLSAAGFSWYEVSNWATGEAARCLHNELYWRGADWWGAGPGAHSHVGGVRWWNVKHPGAYAAALAGGRTPAAGRELLTAEDRRVERIMLELRLREGVPLGLLHEDGLRAADRAVRDGLLEPASHEAGHAVLTLRGRLLADAVIRDLVD; encoded by the coding sequence ATGCCCTCCGCACTGCCCGACGGCGACCCCGTGCCCGAGACCGGGGAACTGCCCGCGTCCGCCCTCGTCGGCGCGGCCGACCGGCCCCTCGGCTTCTACCTGCACGTCCCGTACTGCGCGACGCGCTGCGGCTACTGCGACTTCAACACGTACACCGCGACCGAGCTGCGCGGTTCCGGCGGCGTTCTCGCCTCGCGTGACAACTACGCGGGCATCCTCGCGGACGAGGTCCGCCTCGCCCGCAAGGTGCTGGGCGACGACCCCCGCCCGGTGCGCACGGTCTTCGTCGGCGGCGGTACGCCCACCCTGCTGGACCCCGCCGACCTGGTGGGCATGCTCGCGGCGGTCCGTGACGAGTTCGGCCTCGCCGACGACGCGGAGATCACGACGGAGGCGAACCCGGAGTCCGTGGACCCGGCGTATCTGGCGGCCCTGCGGGAGGGCGGCTTCAACCGTGTCTCGTTCGGCATGCAGAGCGCCCGGCAGGACGTGCTGCGGATCCTGGAGCGCAACCACACCCCCGGCCGCCCCGAGGCCTGCGTGGCCGAGGCCCGTGCCGCCGGGTTCGAGCACGTCAACCTCGACCTGATCTACGGCACTCCCGGGGAGAGCGACGACGACTGGCGCGCGTCCCTCGACGCGGCCGTCGGGGCGGGCCCGGACCATGTGTCGGCGTACGCGCTGATCGTGGAGGAGGGCACGCGCCTCGCCCGCCGAATCCGGCGCGGTGAGATCCCGATGACGGACGACGACGAGCACGCCGACCGCTACCTGATCGCGGACGAGGTGCTGTCCGCGGCGGGCTTCTCCTGGTACGAGGTGTCCAACTGGGCCACCGGTGAGGCCGCGCGCTGCCTGCACAACGAGCTGTACTGGCGCGGAGCGGACTGGTGGGGCGCGGGCCCCGGCGCCCACAGCCACGTGGGCGGGGTGCGCTGGTGGAACGTGAAGCATCCCGGCGCGTACGCCGCCGCGCTCGCCGGGGGCCGCACCCCGGCCGCTGGCCGGGAGCTGCTCACCGCAGAGGACCGGCGCGTGGAGCGGATCATGCTGGAACTGCGGCTGCGTGAGGGCGTCCCGCTCGGCCTGCTGCACGAGGACGGCCTGCGCGCGGCGGACCGGGCCGTACGGGACGGCCTGCTGGAGCCGGCTTCCCACGAGGCGGGCCATGCGGTCCTCACCCTGCGTGGCCGGCTGCTGGCCGACGCGGTGATCAGGGACCTGGTGGACTGA
- a CDS encoding DUF3097 domain-containing protein, whose translation MRSYSPDLTPPWKRSTPVPEVPAEADLVVEEVSSGFCGAVIRCEKTAQGPTVTLEDRFGKHRVFPMEPAAFLLEGKPVTLVRPAPGGGPKAPSRTASGSVAVPGARARVARAGRIYVEGRHDAELVERVWGDDLRIEGVVVEYLGGVDDLPAVVADFAPGPDARLGVLVDHLVPGTKESRIAAAASGADVLVVGHPYIDVWEAVKPSSVGIAAWPRVPRGEDWKTGVCRALGWPENTGAAWQRILASVRSYRDLEPELLGRVEELIDFVTIGGPEGP comes from the coding sequence GTGCGGAGTTACAGCCCTGATCTGACGCCCCCGTGGAAGCGCTCCACGCCCGTCCCCGAGGTCCCGGCCGAGGCCGATCTGGTCGTCGAGGAGGTGTCGAGCGGGTTCTGCGGCGCGGTGATCCGCTGCGAGAAGACCGCGCAGGGCCCGACGGTCACCCTGGAGGACCGCTTCGGCAAGCACCGCGTCTTCCCCATGGAGCCCGCCGCGTTCCTGCTGGAGGGCAAGCCGGTCACCCTCGTCCGCCCGGCCCCCGGCGGGGGCCCGAAGGCGCCGTCCCGCACGGCGTCCGGCTCGGTCGCCGTACCCGGTGCCCGCGCGCGGGTGGCCAGGGCGGGCCGCATCTACGTCGAGGGCCGGCACGACGCGGAGCTGGTGGAGCGGGTCTGGGGCGACGACCTGCGCATCGAGGGGGTGGTCGTGGAGTACCTGGGCGGCGTGGACGACCTCCCGGCGGTCGTCGCCGACTTCGCTCCGGGACCGGACGCGCGCCTCGGCGTACTCGTCGACCACCTGGTGCCCGGCACGAAGGAGTCCCGCATCGCGGCGGCGGCGTCCGGCGCGGACGTGCTCGTGGTCGGTCACCCGTACATCGACGTGTGGGAAGCGGTGAAGCCGTCATCGGTGGGCATCGCCGCATGGCCCCGCGTCCCCCGGGGCGAGGACTGGAAGACGGGCGTCTGCCGTGCCCTCGGCTGGCCGGAGAACACCGGCGCGGCCTGGCAGCGCATCCTCGCGTCGGTCCGCTCCTACCGCGACCTGGAGCCGGAACTGCTCGGCCGGGTCGAGGAGTTGATCGACTTCGTCACGATCGGCGGCCCCGAAGGACCCTGA
- a CDS encoding AMP-dependent synthetase/ligase produces MSDTQNLIENRPPSVATLFIERVAATPEAEAFRYPVPPASGTGPDDWHSLTWGGTAERVYNISAGLIALGVRPEERVSLASSTRIEWILADFGVMCAGAATTTIYPSTNADESVFILSDSGSRVLIAEDAAQLAKVRAHRAELPDLAHVVVIEAADATPVPDDPEGWVLSLDAVEKLGAGELAVRPDAVRQRIDALKADQLATLIYTSGTTGRPKGVRLRHDSWSYMAKAMAATGLISAEDVQYLWLPLAHVFGKMLTSGQIEVGHVTAVDGRVDKIIENLPVVKPTYMAAVPRIFEKVYNGVAAKARAGGSAKYKIFQWAAQVARESARVSQENFQRTGNDSLPFALAAKHKVADALVFAKIREAFGGRLRAAVSGSAALAPDISYFFSGAGVPVLEGYGLTETSAACFVNPGPAYRTGTVGKPMPGTEVRIADDGEILIRNPAVMVGYHGLPDKTAEVLEADGWFHTGDIGELSTDGYLKITDRKKDLIKTSGGKYISPAEVETQFKAVCPFVSNILVVGGGRNFCSALITLEEPTIAQWAAEHGLGGKPYAEIMAAPETERLIDGYVQRLNDGLQRWQTIRKFRLLPRDLDIEHGELTPSLKLKRPVVEREYKDLIEDMYAGTREA; encoded by the coding sequence GTGAGCGACACCCAGAACTTGATCGAGAACCGGCCGCCCTCCGTGGCGACTCTCTTCATTGAGCGCGTGGCCGCCACGCCCGAGGCCGAGGCGTTCCGCTACCCCGTGCCCCCCGCGTCGGGCACGGGCCCCGACGACTGGCACTCCCTGACCTGGGGCGGGACCGCGGAGCGGGTCTACAACATCTCGGCAGGGCTCATCGCGCTCGGCGTGCGGCCCGAGGAGCGGGTCTCCCTCGCCTCGTCGACGCGGATCGAGTGGATCCTCGCCGACTTCGGGGTGATGTGCGCGGGCGCCGCCACGACCACCATCTACCCGTCGACCAACGCCGACGAGTCCGTCTTCATCCTGTCGGACTCCGGCAGTCGCGTACTGATCGCCGAGGACGCCGCCCAGCTGGCCAAGGTGCGCGCCCACCGCGCGGAACTGCCCGACCTCGCCCATGTCGTGGTGATCGAGGCGGCCGACGCCACGCCGGTCCCGGACGACCCGGAGGGCTGGGTGCTCTCCCTCGACGCGGTGGAGAAGCTCGGCGCCGGGGAGCTGGCCGTCCGGCCCGACGCCGTCAGGCAGCGGATCGACGCCCTCAAGGCCGACCAGCTCGCCACTCTCATCTACACCTCGGGTACCACCGGGCGGCCCAAGGGCGTACGGCTGCGGCACGACTCCTGGTCGTACATGGCGAAGGCCATGGCGGCGACGGGTCTGATCTCCGCCGAGGACGTGCAGTACCTGTGGCTGCCGCTCGCGCACGTCTTCGGGAAGATGCTGACGTCGGGCCAGATCGAGGTCGGGCACGTCACGGCCGTCGACGGGCGCGTCGACAAGATCATCGAGAATCTGCCGGTCGTGAAGCCGACGTACATGGCGGCCGTCCCGCGGATCTTCGAGAAGGTCTACAACGGCGTCGCCGCCAAGGCGCGTGCGGGCGGCTCGGCCAAGTACAAGATCTTCCAGTGGGCGGCCCAGGTCGCCCGCGAGTCGGCGAGGGTCTCGCAGGAGAACTTCCAGCGCACCGGCAACGACTCCCTGCCCTTCGCGCTGGCCGCGAAGCACAAGGTCGCGGACGCCCTCGTGTTCGCGAAGATCCGGGAGGCGTTCGGCGGCAGACTCCGCGCGGCCGTCTCCGGGTCGGCGGCGCTCGCCCCCGACATCAGCTACTTCTTCTCCGGCGCGGGTGTGCCCGTCCTGGAGGGGTACGGGCTCACCGAGACGAGTGCCGCCTGTTTCGTGAACCCGGGCCCCGCCTACCGCACGGGCACGGTCGGCAAGCCCATGCCGGGCACCGAGGTGCGCATCGCCGACGACGGCGAGATCCTGATCCGCAACCCTGCGGTCATGGTCGGCTACCACGGGCTGCCGGACAAGACGGCCGAGGTGCTGGAGGCCGACGGCTGGTTCCACACCGGTGACATCGGCGAGCTGTCGACCGACGGATACCTGAAGATCACCGACCGCAAGAAGGATCTCATCAAGACGTCGGGCGGCAAGTACATCTCGCCCGCGGAGGTGGAGACCCAGTTCAAGGCGGTCTGTCCGTTCGTCTCGAACATCCTGGTGGTCGGCGGGGGCCGCAACTTCTGCAGCGCCCTCATCACCCTGGAGGAGCCGACGATCGCGCAGTGGGCCGCCGAGCACGGCCTCGGTGGGAAGCCGTACGCCGAGATCATGGCGGCGCCCGAGACGGAGCGGCTGATCGACGGCTACGTCCAGCGTCTCAACGACGGGTTGCAGCGCTGGCAGACCATCAGGAAGTTCCGCCTCCTGCCGCGTGACCTCGACATCGAACACGGCGAGCTGACGCCGAGCCTCAAGCTCAAGCGGCCCGTGGTGGAGCGCGAGTACAAGGACCTCATCGAGGACATGTACGCGGGAACGCGCGAGGCGTGA
- the lepA gene encoding translation elongation factor 4, producing MPATPVNVPEPSRTDPALIRNFCIIAHIDHGKSTLADRMLQLTGVVDQRQMRAQYLDRMDIERERGITIKSQAVRLPWAPRTGEDQGRTHVLNMIDTPGHVDFTYEVSRSLAACEGTVLLVDAAQGIEAQTLANLYLAMENDLTIVPVLNKIDLPAAQPEKFSEELANLIGCQPEDVLKVSAKTGLGVDVLLDKVVAEVPAPVGVADAPARAMIFDSVYDSYRGVVTYVRVIDGQLGKRERIRMMSTGATHELLEIGTNSPEMLAADGLGVGEVGYLITGVKDVRQSKVGDTITSHIKGATEALGGYKDPKPMVFSGLYPLDGSDYPELRDALEKLQLNDAALVYEPETSAALGFGFRVGFLGLLHLDVVRERLEREFGLDLIATAPNVVYRVVMEDGKEHTVTNPSEFPEGKIDAVFEPVVRATILAPSEFIGSIMELCQTRRGTLLGMDYLSEDRVEIRYTLPLAEIVFDFFDQLKSKTRGYASLDYEPTGEQSAELVKVDILLHGDKVDAFSAITHRDQAYAYGVRLVAKLRELIPRQAFEVPVQAAIGSRVIARETIRAIRKDVLAKCYGGDISRKRKLLEKQKEGKKRMKMVGSVEVPQEAFIAVLSSDDSGPGKAKK from the coding sequence GTGCCCGCGACCCCTGTCAACGTGCCCGAGCCCAGCCGTACGGACCCGGCGCTGATCCGTAACTTCTGCATCATCGCGCACATCGATCACGGCAAGTCCACGCTCGCCGACCGGATGCTCCAGCTGACCGGTGTCGTCGACCAGCGGCAGATGCGCGCTCAGTACCTCGACCGCATGGACATCGAGCGCGAGCGCGGCATCACGATCAAGTCCCAGGCCGTCCGGCTGCCGTGGGCGCCCCGCACCGGTGAGGACCAGGGCAGGACCCACGTCCTCAACATGATCGACACCCCCGGGCACGTCGACTTCACCTACGAGGTGTCCCGCTCGCTCGCCGCCTGTGAGGGCACGGTCCTGCTGGTCGACGCGGCGCAGGGCATCGAGGCGCAGACCCTGGCTAACCTCTATCTGGCGATGGAGAACGACCTCACCATCGTCCCGGTGCTCAACAAGATCGACCTGCCGGCCGCGCAGCCGGAGAAGTTCTCCGAGGAGCTGGCGAACCTGATCGGCTGCCAGCCGGAGGACGTGCTGAAGGTGTCCGCGAAGACCGGGCTCGGCGTGGACGTGCTGCTCGACAAGGTCGTCGCGGAGGTGCCCGCGCCGGTCGGTGTCGCCGATGCCCCCGCCCGCGCGATGATCTTCGACTCGGTCTACGACTCGTACCGCGGCGTCGTCACGTACGTCCGTGTCATCGACGGTCAGCTGGGCAAGCGCGAGCGCATCAGGATGATGTCCACGGGCGCCACCCACGAACTGCTGGAGATCGGCACCAACTCGCCGGAGATGCTCGCGGCCGACGGTCTCGGCGTGGGCGAGGTCGGCTACCTGATCACCGGGGTGAAGGACGTCCGGCAGTCCAAGGTCGGTGACACGATCACGTCCCACATCAAGGGCGCGACCGAGGCGCTGGGCGGTTACAAGGACCCGAAGCCGATGGTCTTCTCCGGGCTCTACCCGCTGGACGGCTCCGACTACCCGGAGCTGCGCGACGCCCTGGAGAAGCTCCAGCTCAACGACGCGGCGCTGGTCTACGAGCCGGAGACGTCCGCGGCGCTCGGCTTCGGCTTCCGGGTGGGTTTCCTCGGGCTCCTGCACCTGGACGTGGTCCGGGAGCGCCTGGAGCGCGAGTTCGGCCTGGACCTGATCGCGACCGCGCCGAACGTCGTCTACCGGGTGGTGATGGAGGACGGCAAGGAGCACACCGTCACCAACCCGAGCGAGTTCCCCGAGGGCAAGATCGACGCGGTCTTCGAGCCGGTCGTACGGGCGACGATCCTCGCGCCGAGCGAGTTCATCGGCTCGATCATGGAGCTGTGCCAGACCCGGCGCGGCACCCTCCTCGGCATGGACTACCTCTCCGAGGACCGGGTCGAGATCCGCTACACCCTGCCGCTCGCGGAGATCGTCTTCGACTTCTTCGACCAGTTGAAGTCGAAGACCCGCGGGTACGCCTCGCTGGACTACGAGCCCACCGGCGAGCAGTCCGCGGAGCTGGTGAAGGTCGACATCCTGCTGCACGGCGACAAGGTCGACGCCTTCTCCGCGATCACGCACCGGGACCAGGCGTACGCCTACGGGGTGCGGCTCGTCGCCAAGCTGCGCGAGCTGATCCCGCGGCAGGCCTTCGAGGTGCCGGTGCAGGCCGCGATCGGCTCCCGGGTCATCGCGCGCGAGACGATCCGCGCCATCCGCAAGGATGTGCTGGCGAAGTGCTACGGCGGTGACATCTCCCGGAAGCGGAAGCTGCTGGAGAAGCAGAAGGAAGGCAAGAAGCGGATGAAGATGGTCGGCAGTGTGGAGGTGCCGCAGGAGGCCTTCATCGCGGTGCTGTCCAGCGACGATTCCGGTCCGGGCAAGGCGAAGAAGTAG
- a CDS encoding SpoIIE family protein phosphatase, whose translation MNTGPGDRPAGAGPAGAAPGPAAEAGSAPGSPHLAESGADAWAPRAASGAVCPPGGHSTDLIADDAALIADELVTNAVVHAGTSVEVRCRLTERPPADWAVAQGAEEEAPGLLVEVSDHHPSRAPADPGTPYGRSGPYTAEYGRGLQIVASLAERWGVTYRTGLKTVWARIALDGTGTAGRLPVRADEEVPDRAGGGSARAETDWRGHGALSFLAETSDLLAGQLDEELVAALAGQLLVPRLAEWCAVWLDGSGTSSRLAGVWHADEARVEGLRALLERRPPRPMDPPYPGPVEIPGPGTEYDGGPADSGRPLSAGRASHATGSTGSAVRGTAAVTGGDAPGQGPGPGAQEDFGPGEGALPGPGDGPDVMPVGVTLSCRLVTNGRPVGTLLLGRPGKAPVPDEIVELIEDFARRVALAVGAARRYTRQATISRVLQRGLLPSQVARIPGVASGLVYEPSDEGLAGGDFYDVFHCPGDRWCFMLGDVQGSGPEAAVVTGLARPWLRLLGREGYQVGEVLDRLNRLLLDDATEAAEAASAMAAASAAETMAAGEAMAAGLPLTDLPLPELPVVGASEGYHPRFLSLLYGELVPLPVGGKGGGARCTVASAGHPLPLLLRPDGSVRPAAEPQLLLGVAENTPYESQTFDLEPGDTLLCVTDGVSERRSGGRMLDDGDGLARALSQCAGLTAEAVAERIRRLVHDFDGAPPDDDLALLVFQAE comes from the coding sequence CTGAACACCGGCCCGGGGGACCGGCCGGCCGGAGCCGGGCCCGCGGGGGCCGCCCCGGGGCCCGCCGCGGAGGCCGGTTCCGCCCCCGGGTCCCCGCACCTCGCGGAGTCCGGGGCCGACGCCTGGGCGCCGCGCGCCGCGAGCGGTGCCGTCTGCCCGCCCGGCGGACACAGCACGGACCTGATCGCCGACGACGCCGCGCTGATCGCCGACGAACTCGTCACCAACGCCGTGGTGCACGCCGGCACCTCCGTGGAAGTGCGCTGCCGGCTCACGGAACGGCCCCCGGCGGACTGGGCCGTGGCGCAGGGCGCCGAGGAGGAGGCCCCCGGGCTGCTGGTGGAGGTCTCCGACCACCATCCCTCCCGGGCGCCTGCCGACCCCGGGACGCCGTACGGGCGCTCGGGGCCCTACACGGCCGAGTACGGACGCGGGCTGCAGATCGTGGCGTCCCTGGCGGAGCGCTGGGGCGTCACCTACCGGACGGGGCTCAAGACGGTCTGGGCCCGGATCGCCCTCGACGGTACGGGCACCGCCGGCCGGCTGCCCGTCAGGGCGGACGAGGAGGTCCCCGACCGGGCCGGGGGCGGCAGCGCACGGGCCGAGACCGACTGGCGCGGGCACGGCGCCCTGTCGTTCCTCGCCGAGACGTCCGACCTGCTGGCGGGCCAGCTGGACGAGGAACTGGTCGCGGCGCTGGCCGGGCAGTTGCTGGTGCCGAGGCTCGCCGAGTGGTGCGCGGTCTGGCTCGACGGCTCGGGTACGTCCTCCCGCCTCGCGGGCGTGTGGCACGCGGACGAGGCACGCGTGGAGGGGCTGCGCGCCCTGCTGGAGAGACGGCCGCCCCGGCCCATGGACCCGCCGTACCCGGGTCCTGTGGAGATCCCGGGGCCCGGCACGGAGTACGACGGGGGGCCTGCGGACAGCGGCCGGCCGCTGTCCGCAGGCCGGGCCTCCCACGCAACCGGCAGCACGGGCAGCGCTGTTCGGGGCACCGCCGCCGTCACCGGTGGCGACGCGCCCGGTCAGGGGCCGGGTCCCGGCGCTCAGGAGGACTTTGGCCCCGGCGAGGGGGCCCTTCCCGGGCCGGGTGACGGGCCCGACGTCATGCCTGTGGGCGTCACCCTGTCCTGCCGGCTGGTGACCAACGGCAGACCCGTCGGCACGCTCCTGCTCGGCAGACCGGGCAAGGCGCCGGTTCCTGACGAGATCGTCGAGCTGATCGAGGACTTCGCACGCCGCGTGGCCCTCGCGGTCGGCGCGGCGCGCCGCTACACCCGGCAGGCCACCATCAGCCGGGTGCTCCAGCGCGGACTGCTGCCGAGCCAGGTCGCCAGGATCCCCGGCGTGGCCAGCGGGCTGGTCTACGAGCCGAGCGACGAGGGACTCGCGGGCGGGGACTTCTACGACGTGTTCCACTGCCCCGGCGACCGCTGGTGCTTCATGCTCGGCGACGTGCAGGGCAGCGGCCCCGAGGCGGCCGTCGTGACCGGCCTCGCCCGGCCCTGGCTGCGGCTGCTGGGACGGGAGGGCTACCAGGTGGGCGAGGTGCTGGACCGGCTCAACCGGCTGCTGCTCGACGACGCGACGGAGGCGGCGGAGGCCGCGTCCGCGATGGCGGCGGCGAGCGCGGCGGAGACCATGGCGGCGGGCGAGGCGATGGCGGCCGGGCTGCCGCTGACGGACCTGCCCCTGCCCGAACTGCCCGTCGTCGGCGCCTCGGAGGGCTACCACCCGCGTTTCCTGTCGCTGCTGTACGGGGAGCTCGTGCCCCTTCCCGTCGGCGGCAAGGGCGGTGGCGCGCGCTGCACGGTGGCCAGCGCCGGGCATCCGCTGCCGCTCCTGTTGCGCCCGGACGGGAGCGTACGGCCCGCCGCCGAGCCGCAGCTGCTGCTCGGGGTCGCCGAGAACACCCCGTACGAGAGCCAGACCTTCGATCTGGAGCCGGGGGACACCCTGCTCTGCGTCACGGACGGCGTGAGCGAGCGCCGCTCCGGCGGCCGGATGCTGGACGACGGCGACGGGCTCGCGCGCGCCCTCTCCCAGTGCGCGGGGCTGACGGCGGAGGCCGTGGCCGAGCGCATCCGGCGGCTGGTGCACGACTTCGACGGGGCGCCGCCGGACGACGACCTGGCGCTGCTGGTGTTCCAGGCGGAGTGA
- the hrcA gene encoding heat-inducible transcriptional repressor HrcA gives MLSERRLEVLRAIVQDYVGTEEPVGSKALTERHRLGVSPATIRNDMAVLEDEGYIAQPHTSAGRIPTDKGYRLFVDRLAGVKPLSSPERRAIQNFLGGAVDLDDVVGRTVRLLAQLTRQVAVVQYPSLTRSTVRHVELLSLAPARLMLVLITDTGRVEQRMIDCPAPFGEVALADLRARLNSRVVGRRFSDVPRLVQDLPESFDAEDRPTVSTVLATLLENLVEETEERLLIGGTANLTRFGHDFPLVIRPVLEALEEHVVLLKLLGEAGQPGMTVRIGHENAHEGLTSTSVVAVGYGSGDEAVAKLGVVGPTRMDYPGTMGAVRAVARYVGQILAES, from the coding sequence GTGCTCAGCGAACGCAGACTCGAAGTGCTGCGCGCCATCGTCCAGGACTACGTCGGTACGGAGGAGCCCGTCGGCTCCAAGGCGCTCACCGAGCGTCACCGGCTCGGGGTGTCGCCCGCGACGATCCGCAACGACATGGCCGTCCTTGAGGACGAGGGCTACATCGCGCAGCCGCACACGAGCGCGGGCCGCATCCCCACCGACAAGGGGTACCGGCTGTTCGTGGACAGACTGGCGGGCGTGAAGCCGCTGTCGTCGCCCGAGCGCCGGGCCATCCAGAACTTCCTGGGGGGTGCCGTCGACCTGGACGACGTGGTGGGCCGCACGGTGCGCCTGCTGGCGCAGCTCACCCGGCAGGTCGCCGTCGTGCAGTACCCGTCCCTGACGCGTTCGACGGTGCGCCACGTGGAGCTGCTGTCGCTGGCGCCCGCGCGCCTGATGCTCGTCCTGATCACCGACACGGGACGGGTCGAACAGCGCATGATCGACTGCCCCGCGCCGTTCGGCGAGGTGGCGCTCGCGGACCTGCGGGCCCGGTTGAACAGCCGGGTCGTGGGCAGGCGCTTCTCCGACGTGCCGCGTCTGGTGCAGGATCTGCCGGAGTCGTTCGACGCGGAGGACCGGCCCACGGTCTCCACCGTCCTCGCGACCCTGCTGGAGAACCTGGTCGAGGAGACCGAGGAGCGCCTGCTGATCGGCGGCACGGCGAACCTCACCCGGTTCGGACACGACTTCCCGCTGGTGATCAGGCCGGTGCTGGAGGCACTTGAGGAACACGTCGTGCTCCTCAAGCTGCTCGGCGAGGCGGGACAGCCGGGCATGACGGTCCGTATCGGGCACGAGAACGCCCATGAGGGACTCACTTCCACATCTGTCGTAGCAGTCGGCTACGGTTCGGGCGACGAGGCAGTCGCCAAACTCGGCGTGGTCGGACCGACCCGCATGGACTACCCCGGAACGATGGGAGCGGTACGCGCAGTGGCACGTTACGTCGGACAGATCCTGGCGGAGTCGTAA
- a CDS encoding MBL fold metallo-hydrolase, protein MGSSGQGLPAGGWERPAPGVSRVRLPGWDCTAGLVVGTDGALLVDAGASLGQGTALRAAARRLTGGAPVTHLALTHPHFDHVLGAGAFPGAAVLTAAGTARELGEARGRDALYADAVRHGLPPARARRGADALAALAAPGGPGGPGGPGGPGGPGGPGDVAGARVAAVPASPAARWREVGSEPYELDLGGGVRAVLVNAGPGHTAYDLAVLVRGGDGPPVVFCGDLVEESGPPQAGPDACPDRWPAALERLLRLGGEDALYVPGHGAVVDAAFVRAQRATLAAAGSPTP, encoded by the coding sequence ATGGGGAGCAGCGGACAGGGCCTGCCGGCCGGCGGCTGGGAGCGCCCGGCGCCGGGCGTGAGCCGGGTGCGGCTGCCCGGCTGGGACTGCACGGCGGGCCTGGTGGTGGGCACGGACGGCGCGCTGCTCGTGGACGCCGGCGCCTCCCTCGGGCAGGGCACGGCGCTAAGGGCGGCGGCACGTCGGCTCACCGGGGGCGCGCCCGTGACACATCTCGCACTCACGCACCCGCACTTCGACCATGTGCTCGGCGCGGGAGCCTTCCCCGGGGCCGCGGTCCTCACGGCGGCCGGGACGGCGCGGGAGCTCGGAGAGGCGCGGGGGCGGGACGCCCTGTACGCGGACGCCGTGCGCCACGGCCTGCCCCCGGCGCGGGCGCGGCGCGGGGCCGACGCCCTGGCTGCCCTGGCCGCCCCGGGCGGTCCGGGCGGTCCGGGCGGTCCGGGCGGTCCGGGCGGTCCGGGCGGTCCGGGTGACGTCGCGGGTGCGCGGGTGGCGGCCGTCCCGGCGAGCCCGGCGGCGCGATGGCGCGAGGTCGGGAGCGAGCCGTACGAGCTGGACCTGGGCGGGGGCGTACGGGCGGTCCTGGTGAACGCGGGGCCCGGGCACACCGCGTACGACCTGGCCGTGCTGGTACGGGGCGGGGACGGCCCGCCGGTGGTGTTCTGCGGCGATCTGGTGGAGGAGTCCGGCCCGCCGCAGGCCGGTCCCGACGCCTGTCCCGACCGCTGGCCCGCGGCGCTGGAGCGCCTGCTGCGGCTGGGGGGCGAGGACGCGCTCTACGTGCCGGGGCACGGCGCCGTGGTGGACGCGGCGTTCGTCCGTGCCCAGCGGGCCACGCTCGCGGCGGCCGGATCGCCGACGCCCTGA